Proteins found in one Triticum urartu cultivar G1812 chromosome 4, Tu2.1, whole genome shotgun sequence genomic segment:
- the LOC125554324 gene encoding calreticulin-like — protein sequence MAALARSAAAVAALALLASAVAGEVFFQEKFDGGWEDRWVKSEWKKEDNTAGEWNHTSGKWNGDADDKGIQTSEDYRFYAISAQYPEFSNKDKTLVLQFSVKHEQDLDCGGGYVKLLPADVDQKKFGGETPYSIMFGPDICGYATKKVHAILTKNGKNHLIKTEVPCETDQLTHVYTLILRPDATYSILIDNVEKQSGSVYDDWDILPAKKKRDPNAKKPEDWEDEEFLPDPEDKKPEGYDDIPKEITEPDATKPEDWDDEEDGEWTAPTIPNPEYKGPWIQKKIKNPNFKGKWKAPLIDNPEFKDDPYIYAFDSLKHIGIELWQVKSGTLFDNILITDDPEYAKKFAEETWGKHKDAEKAAFDEAEKKRLEEESANAKTKDNDDAADEDEGKAAGASDEENKDASGDEKVEEISKDASSSSDKKDEL from the exons ATGGCGGCCCTCGCTAGGTCGGCCGCCGCGGTGGCCGCGCTCGCGCTGCTCGCGTCGGCCGTCGCCGGCGAGGTCTTCTTCCAGGAGAAGTTCGACG GCGGATGGGAGGACCGGTGGGTCAAGTCGGAGTGGAAGAAGGAGGACAACACGGCCGGCGAGTGGAACCACACCTCCGGCAAGTGGAACGGAGACGCCGACGACAAAG GCATCCAGACGTCGGAGGATTACAGATTCTACGCCATCTCGGCGCAGTACCCGGAGTTCAGCAACAAGGACAAGACCCTGGTGCTGCAGTTCTCGGTCAAGCACGAGCAGGACCTCGACTGCGGCGGCGGCTACGTCAAGCTGCTCCCCGCCGACGTCGACCAGAAGAAGTTCGGCGGCGAGACCCCATACAG CATCATGTTCGGGCCGGACATCTGCGGGTACGCCACCAAGAAGGTGCACGCGATCCTCACCAAGAACGGCAAGAACCATCTGATCAAGACGGAGGTGCCCTGCGAGACGGACCAGCTCACGCACGTCTACACCCTGATCCTCCGGCCCGACGCCACGTACAGCATCCTCATCGACAACGTCGAGAAGCAGTCTGGCAGCGTCTATGATGACTGGGACATTCTTCCTGCCAAGAAGAAGAGGGATCCTAATGCCAAGAAG CCAGAGGACTGGGAGGACGAGGAGTTCCTTCCTGACCCCGAGGACAAGAAGCCAGAG GGGTATGATGACATTCCCAAGGAAATCACTGAACCTGATGCAACGAAG CCTGAGGACTGGGATGATGAGGAAGATGGTGAATGGACAGCTCCAACCATCCCAAACCCTGAGTACAAGGGACCATGGATCCAAAAG AAAATCAAGAACCCTAACTTCAAGGGCAAATGGAAGGCACCTTTGATCGACAACCCAG AGTTCAAGGATGATCCTTACATCTACGCTTTTGACAGCCTGAAGCACATTGGTATTGAGTTGTGGCAG GTTAAATCAGGAACTCTGTTCGACAACATCCTGATCACTGATGACCCCGAGTACGCCAAGAAGTTCGCGGAGGAGACCTGGGGCAAGCACAAGGAT GCTGAGAAGGCTGCCTTCGATGAGGCCGAGAAGAAGAGGCTTGAGGAG GAATCCGCAAACGCTAAGACCAAAGACAATGACGATGCAGCTGAT GAGGATGAGGGCAAAGCTGCCGGTGCCAGCGATGAGGAGAACAAGGATGCCTCCGGCGATGAGAAGGTGGAGGAAATTAGCAAggatgcttcttcttcttccgaCAAGAAGGACGAGCTTTAG